A single window of [Clostridium] hylemonae DSM 15053 DNA harbors:
- a CDS encoding substrate-binding domain-containing protein, protein MKKLWSAVAAALCVTLLSSACAAGNVSDAKAENTEDKKVKSTEKEYQRSLDIIQPRAYSNVNGLKLEPGSYLSIIGKSSDGQYWEAVEKGVLQAVKDLNKELGYKGKDKIKVTYSGPATAYDVDDQVNILDEELDRYPAALGISMVDAKACDVQFDLAAEGDIPVVAFDSGSDYQGLMATVETDNDKSARAAADKLAEAVNEAGEVIIFANDSKSKSSQEREQSFTAQIAEQHPGVTVVDAYHRDQLPELQKRVADEINAGTYQKDGGDKPEEEVTADSITEEEAVNYLFAKHPNVKGCYATSGEAVNAVVESMDRLELKDVALVGYDADDAEIEALSEGRITGLIVQNPFGMGYATVVAAVRAAMKAGNEAIVNTGYTWVTKENYKDKDIKKLLY, encoded by the coding sequence ATGAAAAAATTATGGAGTGCCGTTGCAGCCGCGCTCTGCGTGACATTACTGTCAAGTGCGTGTGCAGCAGGGAATGTAAGTGATGCAAAAGCAGAAAATACAGAAGATAAAAAGGTAAAAAGCACGGAAAAGGAATATCAGAGAAGTCTCGATATCATACAGCCGAGGGCGTACAGCAATGTGAACGGATTAAAACTGGAGCCGGGCTCTTATCTTTCCATCATAGGAAAGAGTTCTGACGGTCAATACTGGGAGGCTGTCGAAAAAGGTGTCTTACAGGCCGTCAAAGATTTGAACAAAGAGCTGGGATATAAGGGGAAAGACAAGATCAAAGTGACATACAGCGGTCCTGCCACTGCCTATGATGTGGATGACCAGGTGAATATACTGGACGAAGAGCTGGACCGTTATCCGGCGGCGCTCGGGATCTCCATGGTGGATGCAAAGGCGTGTGACGTGCAGTTCGACCTTGCGGCAGAAGGAGATATTCCGGTCGTTGCATTCGATTCCGGAAGTGATTACCAGGGACTGATGGCCACGGTGGAGACAGATAATGACAAAAGCGCCAGAGCAGCAGCTGACAAGCTGGCGGAGGCTGTCAACGAGGCAGGGGAAGTTATCATTTTTGCAAATGATTCCAAATCCAAGTCGTCACAGGAACGGGAACAGTCTTTTACTGCCCAGATCGCGGAGCAGCATCCGGGCGTCACTGTTGTGGACGCCTACCACAGAGACCAGCTGCCTGAGCTGCAAAAGCGGGTGGCGGACGAGATCAACGCTGGAACGTACCAGAAAGACGGCGGGGATAAACCGGAAGAAGAAGTGACTGCGGACAGTATCACAGAAGAAGAGGCAGTCAACTACCTTTTTGCGAAGCATCCAAATGTGAAGGGCTGTTATGCGACGAGCGGAGAGGCAGTGAACGCAGTGGTGGAATCTATGGACAGGCTGGAACTGAAAGATGTGGCTTTAGTGGGATATGACGCGGACGACGCGGAGATCGAAGCGCTTTCCGAGGGCAGGATCACAGGGCTCATTGTCCAGAATCCGTTCGGCATGGGGTATGCCACCGTTGTAGCTGCAGTGCGGGCTGCCATGAAGGCCGGCAACGAAGCGATCGTAAATACCGGCTACACATGGGTGACGAAAGAGAACTATAAAGATAAGGATATCAAAAAACTGTTATATTAA